The genomic region TTGTCCACCTAAACAATGCTTTAATGATACAGTTTGAGAAGTGTGATATGAATTTATCCAACTGACTTGAAAATGAAACTGACAACTGTCCTGTAATCTTACACAGAGAAACCAAATCCTGCGTCTTTGCCTGAACCTAAAATGGCTCGAGCTGTGGTAAGTTACCCTTCACTGTGTCTGTTTCTAAACATTAAATCGTgtgaatttttaaagaaaaatccaacaacaacaataataatatgtaaCAGAGCAAAACGTCAGATGACTTGAATGTTCCTCTGCAACACAAAGTCAAAGTCTGCCTCCTCCACAGGCAAAGGAGAAGCTCCCACGCTCATCCAGTGCAGACCGTTGTGCTCTGGACAATGAAGTTCCCGCTTTCATGTTCCGACCTATCAGTGCACCTGCATGTGAGCTCCTAAGTCCACCACCTGCTGATGCCAGCTTTCAGTCGAAGGACACAGACAAGATCATGCATCCAGATTTGAAAAACGATCGTTCATCCCTGGATGATGAAGtgacatttttcatgtgtcCTACTGATGTTCCTCTGCCTCCGAGACCTCCACCCACTGCAGAGGTAGGTCTCTGCAGAAAGCGCAGATATTCTACTGCTTTTTctgtggaggatgaagaggaacatTTGATGCCCAAACGCATGAGGCTGATGAGTTCTGATGTACCAGTTTCTTCAAATCCTCCACCTGCTGATGCCAGCTTTCATGCAAAGTACACAGACAAGATCATTCATCCAGATTTGAAAAACGATCGTTCATCCCTGGATGATGAAGtgacatttttcatgtgtcCTAGCGATGTTCCTCTGCCTCCGAGACCTCCACCCACTGCAGAGTTAGGTCTCTGCAGAAAGCGCAGATATTCTACTGCTTTTTCTGTTAATGATGAAGAGGAACATTTGATGCCCAAACGCATGAGGCTGATGAGTTCTGATGTTCCATTTTCTTCAgttcctccacctgctgatGCCAGCTTTCATGCAAAGGACACAGACAAGATCATTAATCCAGATTTGAAAAACGATTGTTCATCTCTGGATGATGACGTGACGTTTTTCATGTGTCCTAGCGATGTTCCTCTGCCTCCGAGACCTCCACCCACTGCAGAGGTAGGTCTCTGCAGAAAGCGCAGATATTCTACTGCTTTTTCTGTTAATGATGAAGAGGAACATTTGATGCCCAAACGCATGAGGCTGATGAGTTGGGATGTCTCTAAGTCTCCAGCTGCTGAGAAGGAGTATGTTTGCTTTACGTGTCCTGAAGACAAGAGGTCTGAGTTACCTCTCAGCTCCCTCCAAGGCCATCCACCATCACAGGTCAATAATAATGACACTGACCAGTGTACCATTCTGCTGCCTCCTGAAATCCCAGTACCTCCAAGTCCTGCCCCTGTTGGAGTTCTAGAAACTGttgattttgcttttgttgataATTAAATACGTGTTTGtggtaataaatacatttttgagcAAATACATGTTGAGATGATTCGGTTGATTATGATGGTTATAATTATCCAAAAAGTATTATTCCTAATAAGATCTTTACTTTTTCTACTTATTTTCTCCATGACCTATTTCGATGTCTATTTTGAAGATCCACTCATATCATGACAGTATGCTTATTCTCAGTAGAGTGTATAGCCACATCTGAAGAAAGAATCAATTAAAGTCACTCATTAACAACTTACCACATACGCCGGAGCTGAATTCAAGATGTAAGCAGACGTTTCACAGATATCTTGGTTGTCTTTCCATTTCCTACACTAACAGTATCCTGAGAATTGGCTTATAGAGCTGATATAAAGGTGAAATTTGATGACTTAATCGaagcatcatcagcttaaatGCAAATGAATCCACTGTACTTGAGGTAACCTAACACTGACCATGAACGCCACAATCACTGTGCGCCAGTCCAACACAGTGCTTTACTGTGAACTCACCACAGTACTGCAAACTAAAGTGTTTATCTTCCAGTCCAATCCAATCCATCTTTATTgagaaagcactttaaaaatccCAGGACaaaaccaaagtgctgtacagtaaatgAGTTAAgaacaatagaataaaacataacagtaaaaaaataaaacacataatacataaaaaatgtaaacagccCTATATttcaaaacaagataaaacagcaaaaataaactaaaaaactcaaactaaaaaccaacATCTTACAAGGTGTcaaaggtcagggtgaagagATGAGTTTTCAGGAGTGATTTAAGAACAGGCAGAGAAGAAGCCTGTCTAATCTCTAAAGGCAGATCGTGTCACAGTTTCAGAGATGCTGCAGCAAAAGCACGATGTCCTCTAAGTTTACGCTCAGTCCTGGGAACATTCaggaacagctgatcagctgacctgagacaGCGGGTGGGTTTATAAGACTGTGGCAGCTCAGAGAGTTAAGATGCAGCTAGGTCATGGAGAGCTTTAAGAGACATTAATACCAATAAGCTGCTAACAtgatgttgtattttatttacatgtctGTTTTAGCACTTTAACATTTGCATCTGTCTAACTGGCTAACCATGCAAGACTATTGTAAGCATTGCTCTGTAATAGTGCGACATTTTGGACCCCAGGAGGTCCTTCTGTATCTGCACGATGTTTGACCTGCAGTCTTTATAGCCGCCTATGTATAttcttttaaacctttttattgtttttaaatgatagtTACGGACCAAATGTTAAACTATATAGTTGAATATATAGTTAAAGTGTTTCTCTAGATACAGAGAAAGGTTTTACATCAAAAGGTCATCTGTCTGCATATAAAACAGAAGCTTTCATGCagatgcacttcctgtttagaGACTTTGAGGTTTAGGTAGTGACGGGGGTGATTTACTGAGCGTGTAAGTTTTCCTCCTGTCAACACACTCTACAATGCCGCCCACATGCCACTCCTGTCCAGTCTTGAAAGCAAAACATGTATGTATAGTATAAAATGGTGAAATGCTGATTTCCATGTTTCAATTGAATCACTTGATTGTAATCAATTGATTGCAGAGACTTTTGTCAAGACCCTATAGAATCAGAAGTCCCGTGAACATGCACTAATAAAAGCTGCAGTTGTAATAGGGGATAAAGTGGTGTGCACAATGTGTGTTTGGATAAGATGTCAGTAATGCATTCACATTAAAATCACagggtttctttctttttcttatttttcttacatatcatgtaaaaaaaacactccTGCAACATTTTTTCTCTGCCACAGATTTAGGAGAGGAAGAGTCCAGCATTTCAACACCTGTGCAAATGTTAGTTTATTTGATAGGTGCATCAGTAGTAATTATTTAAATTAGAGTTTTCAGCAGTGTTGTTGTATTTACAGCAAAGTGCCTGCAAagtgtaaaaactaattaactgATGATACTAGACCCTTAAAAGAGATAAACACCACTAGTCAAGTCATAATGGCTACTTACAAATACATAAGCACTCAACACAACCCACACAGTGAtctaatgcacaaaaacaaaggagactTAAACTGGCTGAATCAATTACTGTAAAGAAAACATGGAGGAAGGCTTCCTGtggtgtctggctgcagtataggtcATAAACCTGCCTCCTGCATTacagcagacaggtcaggggtcaaatgaaaagcaaaatgtttacCTCAGattagggatgcaccgataccacttttttggaAACCAGTACGAGTACGAGTACTTGCATTTCAGTACTCGCCGATACCGAGTACTtaataaaaacacgatttaaaTTTACAGGTAacgtcatggtccctgtgcctccccggccagcccagtgtggccacaagtgtttgttgtttttctctcactctgtctctcctacctgtctgcctgggcggagctctgattgggctcctgcccttggcccacgcacctgcagctgatctcgAGCGGATTGCAGTTCTCTGGCTCTTAAGGCTGGGGCTCTGAGCTGTTCGTCGCTGGAATATTGAGTAACTCTCGTTAGTATTGCCTGGCTTCCTTGCGATTCTACTGTTCCCGTGTTTGCCTTCGACTTACCCTCGTCTGTGTAAACAGGTTTACCTGGATCAGCCCTTTTGTGACCCCTGGACCCCGTGAGTAGGAGAGTGAGCTGAGCTGCTTGTGTGGAGACTGTTTggacgaggagcagagcgagTGCGAAGAAGTGTGTCTCCCCAGCCAAGTGATCCCCGGGACCCTGGTGTTTCCCCCCCCTTCACGTGTATATAGAGCACCAGTGTGATTAATAAAGTGTCGTTGAACTGTGCTACCtcagtctgcgcctgagtccgttcCACTCCCGTGACAGGTAACAGCTTTAGTCCTAtaatttaacaacaaaaaaacaagggaCTGGTTTGGAAttaagaacatttatttaaaatgaaaagcatgttGTATGCAACAtattacagaataaataattataaaaaaatttaaacagtGACAGTGCAACTCAagtatttttcagtttattttaaactctGCCGCTTTGGACAACACAAGGGGCATTAATAAACATCTTTGCCATTTAGTGCACAATATGTGAATAAACTAACAACATCCACTGACATAGAACTGTGGCAGTCAGTGCAACTGAGGTAGGTATTAACATCAAGTCTAAGATGACTCACTAAATGGAGAGAAACAGTGAGTGGCAgggtttttttaagaaaagtagcttttctgcatcatcagcagtcagactgtttctgttttcatctaTAATGTGTGACACTGAGCTAAAAAGCCTTTCACTGTCCACACTGCTACATGGGGCTGAGAGCTATTTACAGGCTATTTTAGCCAAAGTGGGGAACCTGATTTTGTTGACACCCCAGTACTTCAGAGGACTGTCTTCACGAGGGCTTGGGGCCTCTCCGAGGTATGTGTCGAGCTCAATGGCAGCACCTGCTGCCAGCGGCAGCCTGGGCCTTGAGGAACAGTTTAGcaggaggttctgcagcttcTGCCCGACTCCCCTCTGCCTCACCTCTAGAAGCTCCTGCTTCAGGTGCAGCTTGGCCTCTGGAGCAGTGTTGTTGGAGAAGAAGCGCTCTTTATACCTGCACAAAATTCATAAATGTATTAATATGTGGAAAAATAGGACTGATGTCATGTAATATGTGCTCTTCCAGCGTGTCTGTATGTCCTGCTGCAGTCTCTTTATTGGCTGGTTGAGCTGTCCCTGAATGTCCTCGAGGCGGGAGTAGGCTAAGTCGGAAtgtttaaaatgcccaactaTTTTCCGTCCCACTGCTTTAGCATCAGCTATGCTCCTCTGTGCTAATAAGCGTGGGTAAATAAGCGTGGGCAAACTCTTTGTACTCGTTGTCGTGTTGGGATTTTAGGTGCTTGATTAAATTACTTGTGTTAAATGCG from Astatotilapia calliptera chromosome 23, fAstCal1.2, whole genome shotgun sequence harbors:
- the LOC113016560 gene encoding uncharacterized protein LOC113016560 translates to MARAVAKEKLPRSSSADRCALDNEVPAFMFRPISAPACELLSPPPADASFQSKDTDKIMHPDLKNDRSSLDDEVTFFMCPTDVPLPPRPPPTAEVGLCRKRRYSTAFSVEDEEEHLMPKRMRLMSSDVPVSSNPPPADASFHAKYTDKIIHPDLKNDRSSLDDEVTFFMCPSDVPLPPRPPPTAELGLCRKRRYSTAFSVNDEEEHLMPKRMRLMSSDVPFSSVPPPADASFHAKDTDKIINPDLKNDCSSLDDDVTFFMCPSDVPLPPRPPPTAEVGLCRKRRYSTAFSVNDEEEHLMPKRMRLMSWDVSKSPAAEKEYVCFTCPEDKRSELPLSSLQGHPPSQVNNNDTDQCTILLPPEIPVPPSPAPVGVLETVDFAFVDN